From one Enterococcus sp. DIV2402 genomic stretch:
- a CDS encoding magnesium transporter CorA family protein: MITKKAFGMENTWVNLNTQSRAELRTLYKNYGIDSEVIDYTLDKNERAHLDYDQITQTLVVIFNVPNREKNDNHYETLPMTFIVKDNQLITVTNEKTHYIFQEMEKYLDKFPDSTLFSFLFSSLFLITDLFFPYIEEMDESRISVNHKLKEKTSKQNLLLLSDLEIGIVYLVAASKQNTVLLEQIRSHAVYKTLSPSEKEQLEDVVIEARQLVEMTRLSAQILQQLSGTYNNVLNNTLNDTMRILTVLSVLLTIPTIITGFFGMNMPLPLENNTSGWLITIAMSTIIWFILSWILRKFMK, encoded by the coding sequence ATGATAACAAAAAAAGCATTTGGAATGGAAAACACGTGGGTTAATTTAAACACGCAGTCACGAGCTGAATTACGTACACTTTACAAAAATTATGGGATTGATAGTGAAGTGATTGATTACACACTGGATAAAAATGAACGTGCTCATTTAGATTATGATCAAATCACCCAGACTCTCGTTGTTATTTTCAATGTACCTAATAGAGAAAAAAATGATAACCACTATGAAACGTTACCTATGACCTTTATCGTAAAAGACAATCAATTAATCACTGTAACTAACGAAAAAACCCACTATATTTTTCAAGAAATGGAGAAATATCTAGATAAGTTTCCTGACAGCACCTTATTTAGTTTTTTGTTTAGCAGCTTATTTTTAATCACAGATTTATTTTTTCCTTATATTGAAGAAATGGATGAGTCTCGCATTTCTGTCAATCATAAATTAAAAGAAAAAACGAGTAAACAAAATTTATTGTTATTATCTGACCTAGAAATTGGGATTGTTTATTTAGTTGCTGCCTCTAAACAAAATACTGTCTTACTTGAACAAATCCGTTCACACGCGGTATATAAAACGCTCTCTCCAAGCGAAAAAGAACAGCTAGAAGATGTCGTGATTGAAGCAAGACAATTAGTTGAAATGACTCGGTTGTCTGCCCAAATTTTACAACAGCTGTCTGGTACCTATAATAATGTCTTAAACAACACACTGAATGATACCATGCGCATCTTAACTGTCCTTTCGGTATTATTAACGATTCCCACTATTATTACGGGATTTTTTGGTATGAATATGCCATTACCGTTAGAAAATAATACGTCCGGATGGCTTATCACAATTGCTATGAGTACCATTATTTGGTTTATCTTATCATGGATACTTCGTAAATTTATGAAATAA